One window of the Populus nigra chromosome 4, ddPopNigr1.1, whole genome shotgun sequence genome contains the following:
- the LOC133692403 gene encoding COP9 signalosome complex subunit 1-like → MEPDDEIYANGEADSSNSRNRPIISSEQLDIEAYAGLYTGRTKITRLLFIADQCGQNNNTAMQMEALRMAYEEIKKGENTQLFRDVVHKIDGRLGDNYGMDSAWCEMVDRRADQRKEKLENELNAYRTNLIKESIRMGYNDFGDYYYAHGSLADAFKSYVRTRDYCTTSKHVIHMCMSAILVSIEMGQFTHVTSYINKAEQTADALDPNTVSKLRCAAGLANLDAKKYKLAARKFLEVGPELGNSYNEVIAPQDVATYGGLCALASFDRMELKNKVIDSINFRNFLELVPEVRELIHDFYSSHYASCLDYLGNLKANLMLDIHLHDHVQTLYDQIRNKALIQYTHPFVSVDLHMMANAFKTTVASVEKELEALITDNQIQARIDSHNKILYARHADQRNATFQRVLQTGSEFDRDVRAMLLRANLIKLDYKASRKP, encoded by the exons ATGGAACCGGACGACGAGATCTACGCCAACGGCGAAGCCGACAGCTCAAACAGCCGAAACAGACCAATCATAAGCAGCGAACAACTTGACATCGAAGCATATGCTGGACTTTACACAGGAAGAACGAAAATCACGCGGTTACTGTTTATCGCGGACCAGTGTGGTCAGAATAACAATACGGCGATGCAGATGGAAGCGCTTCGAATGGCTTACGAAGAGATCAAGAAAGGAGAGAACACGCAATTGTTTAGAGATGTAGTGCATAAGATTGATGGGAGGTTGGGGGATAATTATGGGATGGATAGTGCTTGGTGTGAGATGGTGGATAGAAGAGCCGATCAGAGGAAAGAGAAGCTTGAGAATGAACTTAATGCTTACAGG acaaatttgataaaagaaagCATACGAATGGGATATAATGATTTTGGAGATTACTATTACGCTCATGGTTCCCTTGCCGATGCCTTTAAAAGTTATGTTCGTACTCGTGATTATTGCACTACATCAAAGCACGTTATTCATATGTGTATGAGTGCAATTCTTGTAAGCATTGAGATGGGTCAATTTACTCATGTCACGAGCTATATCAACAAAGCAGAACAAACAGCGGATGCCCTTGACCCTAATACAGTCTCAAAACTACGTTGTGCTGCGGGGTTGGCTAATTTGGAtgctaaaaaatacaaactcGCTGCTCGAAAG TTCCTGGAAGTGGGTCCTGAATTGGGAAATTCATACAATGAAGTTATTGCTCCTCAAGATGTTGCAACATATGGAGGACTTTGTGCACTTGCAAGTTTTGACCGGATGGAGCTGAAG AACAAAGTCATAGACAGTATCAACTTTCGTAATTTCTTGGAGTTGGTACCTGAAGTGAGAGAGCTTATTCATGATTTCTACTCAAG CCATTATGCTTCATGTCTGGATTACCTGGGAAATCTTAAAGCAAACCTGATGCTTGACATCCATTTGCATGACCATGTCCAGACACTGTATGATCAAATCCGCAACAAAGCTCTCATTCAGTATACACACCCATTTGTGTCTGTTGATCTGCACATGATGGCTAATGCTTTCAAAACAACTGTTGCGAGCGTAGAGAAAGAACTTGAAGCTTTGATTACTGACAATCAAATACAG GCACGAATTGACTCACACAACAAAATTCTATATGCACGGCATGCAGATCAAAGGAATGCCACTTTCCAGCGGGTACTGCAGACAGGCAGTGAGTTTGATAGGGATGTTCGGGCTATGTTGCTGAGGGCAAATCTTATCAAACTTGACTACAAGGCATCTAGGAAACCTTAA
- the LOC133692825 gene encoding large ribosomal subunit protein uL5c, producing the protein MATTSLLSSSAASFYCRFPTLPPHLNARVTYGSRNGVVSVRATGDVVLVDKSEAEKSNRLKTTFLEKIVPLLIEEFSYTNIHQVPKIQKVVVNCGIGDAAQNAKGLDAAINDLALITGQRPVKTRARNSVATFKIREGQPLGIAVTLRGNLMYSFLDRLVNLGLPRTRDFQGVTANSFDGHGNYSIGIRDQSVFPEIRFDAVGKARGMDVCIATTANTDQEAQRLLALMGMPFREDGGGGGGATAQPRKKKLKAHHFDSKSKGRSRR; encoded by the exons ATGGCCACTACTTCGCTCTTATCCTCCTCGGCGGCGTCGTTTTACTGCCGATTCCCCACTCTCCCACCGCACTTAAACGCAAGAGTAACGTACGGAAGCCGGAATGGGGTGGTGTCAGTGAGAGCTACTGGAGATGTTGTTTTGGTGGACAAATCAGAAGCAGAGAAGAGCAATCGGCTCAAAACCACATTCCTTGAAAAAATCGTCCCTTTGCTGATAGAAGAGTTCAGCTACACTAACATTCACCAG gTTCCAAAAATTCAGAAGGTTGTGGTGAATTGTGGGATTGGAGATGCTGCGCAGAATGCTAAGGGGTTGGACGCGGCGATAAATGATTTGGCTCTTATCACAGGCCAAAGACCCGTAAAGACGCGGGCCAGGAATTCGGTTGCTACCTTCAAGATTAGGGAAGGCCAACCACTTGGTATTGCTGTTACACTCAGAGGAAAC CTGATGTACTCGTTCTTAGATCGACTTGTTAACTTGGGGCTGCCTAGGACAAGGGATTTCCAAGGTGTGACCGCAAACAGCTTTGATGGACATGGCAACTACAGCATTGGAATTCGCGACCAGAGTGTGTTCCCAGAGATTAGGTTTGATGCGGTTGGTAAAGCCAGGGGAATGGATGTGTGCATTGCAACCACAGCTAACACCGATCAAGAAGCGCAAAGACTCTTGGCTCTCATGGGTATGCCATTTAGAgaagatggtggtggtggtggtggtgctacCGCTCAGCCTCGCAAGAAGAAATTGAAGGCACACCACTTTGATTCAAAATCGAAGGGAAGGAGTAGGCGATGA
- the LOC133692385 gene encoding homeobox-leucine zipper protein ANTHOCYANINLESS 2-like isoform X1, with the protein MSFGGFLENTSPGGGGARIVADIPYNNNNNMPTGAIAQTRLVSPSITKSMFNSPGLSLALQQPNIDGQGDITRMAENFETSVGRRSREEEHESRSGSDNMDGASGDDQDAADNPPRKKRYHRHTPQQIQELEALFKECPHPDEKQRLELSRRLCLETRQVKFWFQNRRTQMKTQLERHENSLLRQDNDKLRAENMSIRDAMRNPSCSNCGGPAIIGDISLEEQHLRIENARLKDELDRVCALAGKFLGRPISSLASSLSPPTNSSLELGVGSNGFAGLSTIATTLPLGPHFEGGISGALSMVTQTRLATAGVTGIDRSLERSMFLELALAAMDELVKMVQTDEPLWIGSFEGGREILNHEEYLRTFTPCIGMKPSGFVSEASRETGMVIINSLALVETLMDSNRWAEMFPCMIARTSTTDVIASGMGGTRNGSLQLMHAELQVLSPLVPVREFNFLRFCKQHAEGVWAVVDVSIDTIRDTSGAPPTFVNCRRLPSGCVVQDMPNGYSKVTWVEHAEYDERQIHQLYRPVISSGMGFGAQRWIATLQRQCECLAILLSSNVPSRDHTAITTSGRRSMLKLAQRMTDNFCAGVCASTVHKWNKLNAGNVDEDVRVMTRKSVDDPGEPPGVVLSAATSVWLPVSPQRLFDFLRNERLRSEWDILSNGGPMQEMAHIAKGQDHGNCVSLLRASAMNANQSSMLILQETCIDAAGSLVVYAPVDTPAMHVVMNGGDSAYVALLPSGFAIVPDGPGSRDPPTTNGGPTANNVGGQERVSGSLLTVAFQILVNSLPTAKLTVESVETVNNLISCTVQKIKAALQCES; encoded by the exons ATGAGTTTTGGGGGTTTCCTTGAAAACACTAGTCCGGGTGGGGGTGGCGCAAGAATTGTGGCTGATATACCttataacaataacaacaacatgcCCACTGGTGCAATAGCTCAGACTCGCCTTGTCTCTCCTTCTATCACTAAATCCATGTTCAACTCTCCTGGACTCTCTCTGGCCCTT CAACAGCCAAACATAGATGGTCAAGGAGATATAACTAGAATGGCTGAGAACTTTGAGACAAGTGTGGGTAGGAGAAGCAGAGAAGAGGAACATGAGAGCAGATCTGGTAGTGATAACATGGATGGTGCGTCTGGTGACGATCAAGATGCAGCTGATAATCCTCCAAGAAAAAAGAGATACCACCGACACACTCCACAACAAATCCAAGAACTTGAAGC TTTGTTTAAGGAATGTCCTCATCCTGACGAGAAACAAAGATTGGAGCTTAGTAGAAGGCTGTGCTTGGAGACTAGGCAAGTCAAGTTCTGGTTTCAAAATCGTAGAACCCAAATGAAG ACTCAACTGGAGCGCCATGAGAACTCATTACTCAGGCAAGATAACGACAAGCTTCGAGCAGAAAACATGTCCATAAGAGATGCCATGAGAAATCCATCGTGCTCAAACTGTGGTGGTCCTGCGATAATTGGTGATATTTCACTTGAAGAACAGCATTTGAGGATTGAGAATGCTAGATTAAAAGATGAACTAGATCGAGTTTGTGCACTTGCGGGCAAGTTCTTGGGTCGCCCCATATCTTCGTTAGCTTCTTCACTTAGCCCTCCGACGAATTCAAGCCTGGAACTTGGAGTTGGTAGTAATGGTTTTGCTGGTTTAAGCACCATTGCTACAACATTGCCTTTGGGACCTCATTTTGAAGGTGGGATTTCTGGTGCTTTGTCTATGGTAACTCAAACTAGACTAGCAACAGCTGGTGTTACTGGTATTGATAGATCATTAGAGAGATCCATGTTCTTGGAGTTGGCTTTAGCTGCCATGGATGAATTGGTGAAAATGGTTCAGACGGATGAGCCTCTTTGGATCGGGAGCTTTGAGGGTGGTAGAGAAATATTGAACCATGAGGAGTACTTGAGAACCTTCACTCCTTGCATTGGAATGAAGCCTAGTGGCTTTGTTAGTGAGGCTTCTAGAGAGACTGGTATGGTAATCATAAACAGTTTGGCCTTAGTTGAGACACTGATGGATTCG AACCGATGGGCAGAAATGTTTCCTTGTATGATTGCAAGGACCTCTACCACTGATGTGATAGCCAGTGGAATGGGGGGAACTAGAAATGGTTCACTTCAGTTG ATGCATGCCGAGCTCCAAGTCTTATCCCCATTGGTTCCGGTGCGTGAGTTCAATTTTCTCCGATTTTGCAAGCAGCACGCAGAGGGGGTTTGGGCTGTTGTTGATGTATCCATTGATACCATCCGAGATACTTCCGGTGCACCACCGACATTTGTGAACTGCAGGAGGCTTCCTTCTGGTTGTGTGGTGCAAGATATGCCCAATGGGTACTCCAAG GTTACATGGGTTGAGCATGCAGAATATGATGAAAGGCAAATACACCAGCTCTATCGGCCGGTGATAAGCTCCGGCATGGGCTTCGGTGCCCAACGATGGATAGCTACCCTTCAACGTCAATGCGAGTGTTTAGCCATCCTCTTGTCCTCCAATGTACCTAGTAGAGACCACACAG CGATAACTACAAGTGGTCGCCGAAGCATGTTGAAGCTGGCGCAAAGAATGACCGATAACTTCTGTGCTGGGGTTTGTGCCTCCACAGTGCACAAATGGAACAAGCTGAATGCCGGAAATGTTGATGAAGATGTTAGGGTTATGACCCGAAAGAGTGTTGATGATCCTGGTGAGCCACCAGGCGTAGTTTTGAGCGCTGCGACCTCTGTTTGGCTACCTGTTTCTCCACAAAGGCTCTTTGATTTCCTACGCAATGAACGACTCAGAAGCGAGTGGGACATACTCTCCAACGGTGGACCAATGCAGGAAATGGCCCACATTGCTAAAGGCCAGGATCACGGCAACTGTGTCTCTCTCCTGCGTGCTAGC GCCATGAATGCTAACCAGAGTAGCATGCTAATACTGCAAGAGACATGCATAGATGCAGCAGGCTCTCTTGTAGTGTACGCTCCCGTTGACACTCCGGCCATGCACGTAGTGATGAACGGTGGTGATTCGGCTTACGTGGCGCTTCTTCCGTCAGGGTTTGCTATCGTACCGGATGGGCCAGGTTCACGTGACCCCCCAACGACCAATGGCGGCCCGACTGCTAATAATGTCGGTGGCCAAGAGAGGGTAAGTGGGTCCCTTTTGACGGTGGCCTTCCAAATATTGGTGAATAGTCTCCCTACGGCGAAGCTCACAGTAGAATCTGTGGAGACCGTCAACAACCTTATTTCATGCACTGTCCAAAAGATCAAGGCTGCTCTCCAATGTGAAAGCTGA
- the LOC133692385 gene encoding homeobox-leucine zipper protein ANTHOCYANINLESS 2-like isoform X2: MSFGGFLENTSPGGGGARIVADIPYNNNNNMPTGAIAQTRLVSPSITKSMFNSPGLSLALPNIDGQGDITRMAENFETSVGRRSREEEHESRSGSDNMDGASGDDQDAADNPPRKKRYHRHTPQQIQELEALFKECPHPDEKQRLELSRRLCLETRQVKFWFQNRRTQMKTQLERHENSLLRQDNDKLRAENMSIRDAMRNPSCSNCGGPAIIGDISLEEQHLRIENARLKDELDRVCALAGKFLGRPISSLASSLSPPTNSSLELGVGSNGFAGLSTIATTLPLGPHFEGGISGALSMVTQTRLATAGVTGIDRSLERSMFLELALAAMDELVKMVQTDEPLWIGSFEGGREILNHEEYLRTFTPCIGMKPSGFVSEASRETGMVIINSLALVETLMDSNRWAEMFPCMIARTSTTDVIASGMGGTRNGSLQLMHAELQVLSPLVPVREFNFLRFCKQHAEGVWAVVDVSIDTIRDTSGAPPTFVNCRRLPSGCVVQDMPNGYSKVTWVEHAEYDERQIHQLYRPVISSGMGFGAQRWIATLQRQCECLAILLSSNVPSRDHTAITTSGRRSMLKLAQRMTDNFCAGVCASTVHKWNKLNAGNVDEDVRVMTRKSVDDPGEPPGVVLSAATSVWLPVSPQRLFDFLRNERLRSEWDILSNGGPMQEMAHIAKGQDHGNCVSLLRASAMNANQSSMLILQETCIDAAGSLVVYAPVDTPAMHVVMNGGDSAYVALLPSGFAIVPDGPGSRDPPTTNGGPTANNVGGQERVSGSLLTVAFQILVNSLPTAKLTVESVETVNNLISCTVQKIKAALQCES; encoded by the exons ATGAGTTTTGGGGGTTTCCTTGAAAACACTAGTCCGGGTGGGGGTGGCGCAAGAATTGTGGCTGATATACCttataacaataacaacaacatgcCCACTGGTGCAATAGCTCAGACTCGCCTTGTCTCTCCTTCTATCACTAAATCCATGTTCAACTCTCCTGGACTCTCTCTGGCCCTT CCAAACATAGATGGTCAAGGAGATATAACTAGAATGGCTGAGAACTTTGAGACAAGTGTGGGTAGGAGAAGCAGAGAAGAGGAACATGAGAGCAGATCTGGTAGTGATAACATGGATGGTGCGTCTGGTGACGATCAAGATGCAGCTGATAATCCTCCAAGAAAAAAGAGATACCACCGACACACTCCACAACAAATCCAAGAACTTGAAGC TTTGTTTAAGGAATGTCCTCATCCTGACGAGAAACAAAGATTGGAGCTTAGTAGAAGGCTGTGCTTGGAGACTAGGCAAGTCAAGTTCTGGTTTCAAAATCGTAGAACCCAAATGAAG ACTCAACTGGAGCGCCATGAGAACTCATTACTCAGGCAAGATAACGACAAGCTTCGAGCAGAAAACATGTCCATAAGAGATGCCATGAGAAATCCATCGTGCTCAAACTGTGGTGGTCCTGCGATAATTGGTGATATTTCACTTGAAGAACAGCATTTGAGGATTGAGAATGCTAGATTAAAAGATGAACTAGATCGAGTTTGTGCACTTGCGGGCAAGTTCTTGGGTCGCCCCATATCTTCGTTAGCTTCTTCACTTAGCCCTCCGACGAATTCAAGCCTGGAACTTGGAGTTGGTAGTAATGGTTTTGCTGGTTTAAGCACCATTGCTACAACATTGCCTTTGGGACCTCATTTTGAAGGTGGGATTTCTGGTGCTTTGTCTATGGTAACTCAAACTAGACTAGCAACAGCTGGTGTTACTGGTATTGATAGATCATTAGAGAGATCCATGTTCTTGGAGTTGGCTTTAGCTGCCATGGATGAATTGGTGAAAATGGTTCAGACGGATGAGCCTCTTTGGATCGGGAGCTTTGAGGGTGGTAGAGAAATATTGAACCATGAGGAGTACTTGAGAACCTTCACTCCTTGCATTGGAATGAAGCCTAGTGGCTTTGTTAGTGAGGCTTCTAGAGAGACTGGTATGGTAATCATAAACAGTTTGGCCTTAGTTGAGACACTGATGGATTCG AACCGATGGGCAGAAATGTTTCCTTGTATGATTGCAAGGACCTCTACCACTGATGTGATAGCCAGTGGAATGGGGGGAACTAGAAATGGTTCACTTCAGTTG ATGCATGCCGAGCTCCAAGTCTTATCCCCATTGGTTCCGGTGCGTGAGTTCAATTTTCTCCGATTTTGCAAGCAGCACGCAGAGGGGGTTTGGGCTGTTGTTGATGTATCCATTGATACCATCCGAGATACTTCCGGTGCACCACCGACATTTGTGAACTGCAGGAGGCTTCCTTCTGGTTGTGTGGTGCAAGATATGCCCAATGGGTACTCCAAG GTTACATGGGTTGAGCATGCAGAATATGATGAAAGGCAAATACACCAGCTCTATCGGCCGGTGATAAGCTCCGGCATGGGCTTCGGTGCCCAACGATGGATAGCTACCCTTCAACGTCAATGCGAGTGTTTAGCCATCCTCTTGTCCTCCAATGTACCTAGTAGAGACCACACAG CGATAACTACAAGTGGTCGCCGAAGCATGTTGAAGCTGGCGCAAAGAATGACCGATAACTTCTGTGCTGGGGTTTGTGCCTCCACAGTGCACAAATGGAACAAGCTGAATGCCGGAAATGTTGATGAAGATGTTAGGGTTATGACCCGAAAGAGTGTTGATGATCCTGGTGAGCCACCAGGCGTAGTTTTGAGCGCTGCGACCTCTGTTTGGCTACCTGTTTCTCCACAAAGGCTCTTTGATTTCCTACGCAATGAACGACTCAGAAGCGAGTGGGACATACTCTCCAACGGTGGACCAATGCAGGAAATGGCCCACATTGCTAAAGGCCAGGATCACGGCAACTGTGTCTCTCTCCTGCGTGCTAGC GCCATGAATGCTAACCAGAGTAGCATGCTAATACTGCAAGAGACATGCATAGATGCAGCAGGCTCTCTTGTAGTGTACGCTCCCGTTGACACTCCGGCCATGCACGTAGTGATGAACGGTGGTGATTCGGCTTACGTGGCGCTTCTTCCGTCAGGGTTTGCTATCGTACCGGATGGGCCAGGTTCACGTGACCCCCCAACGACCAATGGCGGCCCGACTGCTAATAATGTCGGTGGCCAAGAGAGGGTAAGTGGGTCCCTTTTGACGGTGGCCTTCCAAATATTGGTGAATAGTCTCCCTACGGCGAAGCTCACAGTAGAATCTGTGGAGACCGTCAACAACCTTATTTCATGCACTGTCCAAAAGATCAAGGCTGCTCTCCAATGTGAAAGCTGA